A single Muntiacus reevesi chromosome 9, mMunRee1.1, whole genome shotgun sequence DNA region contains:
- the LOC136174682 gene encoding olfactory receptor 8K3-like codes for MKTQNLTVPNEFILTGVTDRPELQAPLFGLFLIIYVTSAVGNLGMVILTKVDSRLQTPMYFFLRHLAFTDLGYSTAVGPKMLASFIVSQNSISYYLCAAQLAFFIMFMISELFILAAMSCDRYVAICHPLLYTVIMSQRVCRVLVAIPYLYSTFVSLIITGKIFNLSFCGYNVIKHFYCDCLPLISLLCSNTQEIELIILIFAGVNGILSLPIILMSYLLILVAILRMNSAEGRHKAFSTCGSHLTVVTVFFGALIFMYAQPESRHSFDTDKMASIFYTLVIPMLNPLIYSLRNKDVKYVLQKVWNKLCNSSS; via the coding sequence ATGAAAACACAAAATCTTACTGTGCCAAATGAATTCATCCTCACGGGAGTCACAGACCGCCCCGAGCTGCAGGCTCCACTGTTTGGGCTCTTCCTCATCATCTACGTGACCTCAGCGGTGGGCAACTTGGGCATGGTCATCCTCACTAAGGTGGACTCCAGGCTGCAgacacccatgtacttctttctcagaCACCTGGCTTTCACTGATCTTGGCTATTCAACAGCTGTAGGACCCAAAATGTTGGCAAGTTTTATTGTGAGTCAAAATTCAATCTCCTATTATTTGTGTGCCGCCCAGCTGGCTTTCTTTATCATGTTCATGATTAGTGAACTTTTTATTCTGGCCGCAATGTCCtgtgaccgctatgtggccatctgtcaccccctgctCTACACGGTCATCATGTCACAAAGGGTGTGCCGGGTGCTGGTGGCAATCCCCTACCTCTATAGCACATTCGTGTCTCTTATAATcactggaaagatttttaatttgtccttctgtgGCTACAATGTCATCAAACATTTCTACTGTGACTGTCTCCCCTTGATATCTTTGCTCTGTTCAAATACGCAAGAAATTGAACTGATCATTCTGATCTTTGCAGGTGTTAATGGGATCCTCTCCCTTCCAATAATTCTTATGTCTTATCTGCTCATCCTTGTAGCTATTCTCAGGATGAACTCTGCTGAAGGCAGGCACAAGGCTTTTTCTACCTGTGGATCCCACCTGACAGTGGTCACTGTGTTCTTTGGGGCTTTGATATTTATGTATGCACAACCAGAGTCTAGACACTCCTTTGACACAGATAAAATGGCATCTATATTTTACACCCTTGTTATCCCCATGTTAAATCCTTTGATCTACAGTTTGAGgaacaaagatgtaaaatatgtgCTACAAAAGGTGTGGAATAAGCTTTGTAACAGTTCCTCTTAA
- the LOC136174667 gene encoding olfactory receptor 8K3-like: MEEHNRTMLSEFILMGVTDRPELQAPLFGLFLIIYVTSAVGNLGMVILTKVDPRLQTPMYFFLRHLALTDLGYSTAVGPKMLVNFVVDQNKISYYLCATQMGFFIMFIINELFILATMSYDRYVAICNPLLYMVIMSQRVCKVLVAVPYVYSTFVSLLINMKVFNSFFCGYNVINHFYCDNFPLLSLLFSDTHEIELMIMIFSAFNLIFTLTVVLVSYLLILAAILRMKSAEGRRKAFSTCGSHLTVVTVFYGTLIFMYVKPKSSHPFDTDKVASIFYTLVIPMLNPLIYSLRNKDVKYALQKMWRKLFSIFS; encoded by the coding sequence ATGGAAGAACACAACAGAACCATGCTGAGTGAATTCATCCTCATGGGAGTCACAGACCGCCCCGAGCTGCAGGCTCCACTGTTCGGGCTCTTCCTCATCATCTACGTGACCTCAGCGGTGGGCAACTTGGGCATGGTCATCCTCACTAAGGTGGACCCCAGGCTGCAgacacccatgtacttctttctcaggcACCTGGCTCTTACTGATCTCGGTTATTCAACAGCCGTAGGACCCAAAATGTTGGTAAATTTTGTTGTGGATCAGAATAAAATCTCCTATTATTTGTGTGCTACACAGATGGGTTTTTTCATCATGTTCATTATTAATGAACTTTTTATCCTGGCGACAATGTCTTATGATCGCTATGTGGCCATTTGTAACCCTCTGCTCTACATGGTCATCATGTCACAAAGGGTGTGTAAAGTGCTGGTGGCAGTTCCTTATGTCTATAGCACATTCGTGTCTCTGTTGATCAACATGAAGGTTTTTAATTCATTCTTCTGTGGCTATAATGTCATCAATCATTTCTACTGTGACAATTTCCCCttgttatctttgcttttctcagaCACACATGAAATTGAACTCATGATAATGATTTTCTCagcttttaatttgattttcacCCTTACGGTAGTTCTTGTGTCTTACCTGCTCATCCTTGCAGCTATTCTCAGGATGAAATCTGCGGAAGGCAGGCGGAAGGCTTTTTCTACCTGTGGATCCCACCTGACAGTGGTCACCGTGTTCTATGGCACTTTGATATTTATGTATGTGAAACCCAAGTCCAGTCATCCCTTTGACACTGATAAAGTGGCGTCTATATTCTACACTCTTGTTATTCCCATGTTGAATCCTTTGATTTACAGCTTAAGaaacaaagatgtaaaatatgcactacagaagatgtggagaaaactaTTTAGCATCTTTTCGTAA
- the LOC136175648 gene encoding olfactory receptor 8K3-like has translation METHNGTVLSEFILKGITDRPELQAPLFGLFLIIYVTSVVGNLGMIILTKVDPRLQTPMYFFLRHLAFTDLGYSTTVGPKMIVNFVVDQNEISYYFCATQLTFFLVFIISELFILAAMSYDCYVAICNPLLYPVVMSQRVCQVLVAMPYLYSVFESLLIAVKIFDSSFCGYNVIRHFYCDSLPLLSLLCSNANEIGLITLISAGFNLIFSLLIVLASYFLILASILRMSSAEGRRKAFSTCGSHLTVVTVFYGALIFMYVQPESNHSFDTDKMASIFYTLIIPTLNPLIYSFRNKNVKHALQRMWKRLCNSFSSGFCTI, from the coding sequence ATGGAAACACATAATGGAACCGTGCTGAGCGAATTCATCCTCAAGGGGATCACAGACCGCCCCGAGCTGCAGGCTCCACTGTTCGGGCTCTTCCTCATCATCTACGTGACGTCCGTGGTGGGCAACTTGGGCATGATCATCCTCACTAAGGTGGACCCCAGGCTGCAgacacccatgtacttctttctcagaCACCTGGCTTTCACTGATCTTGGTTATTCAACAACTGTGGGCCCCAAAATGATAGTAAATTTTGTGGTGGATCAAAATGAAATCTCCTATTACTTTTGTGCTACACAGCTCACGTTCTTTCTTGTCTTCATTATTAGTGAGCTTTTCATTCTGGCAGCAATGTCCTATGActgctacgtggccatctgtaaCCCTCTGCTTTACCCAGTGGTCATGTCGCAAAGGGTGTGCCAGGTGCTGGTGGCAATGCCGTATCTCTATAGCGTATTTGAGTCTCTTCTTATCGCTGTAAAGATATTTGACTCATCATTCTGTGGCTATAATGTCATCAGGCACTTCTACTGTGACAGTCTCCCCTTGTTATCTTTGCTCTGCTCAAATGCAAATGAAATTGGACTGATTACTCTCATCTCAGctggttttaatttgattttctctCTTCTGATAGTTCTTGCGTCTTACTTTCTTATTCTTGCATCCATTCTCAGGATGAGCTCTGCTGAAGGCAGGCGCAAGGCTTTTTCTACCTGTGGGTCTCACCTGACGGTAGTCACAGTATTCTACGGGGCTTTAATATTCATGTATGTGCAGCCAGAGTCCAACCATTCATTTGACACAGATAAAATGGCATCTATATTTTACACTCTCATTATCCCTACGCTAAATCCCTTGATTTATAGTTTTAggaacaaaaatgtaaaacatgccCTACAAAGGATGTGGAAAAGACTATGCAATTCTTTCTCTTCAGGCTTCTGTACAATATGA
- the LOC136174540 gene encoding olfactory receptor 8K3-like has product METHNGTVLNEFILMGITNHPELQAPLFGLFLIIYMISVVGNLGMIILTKMDSKLQTPMYFFLRHLAFTDLGYSTTVGPKMLVNFVEDQNVISYYSCAIQLAFFLVFIVSEIFILSAMSYDRYVAICNPLLYPVIMSQRVCWVLVVIPYVYSTFVSLFVTIKLFNLSFCGYRVISHFYCDSLPLLSLLCSNTHEVERIILILAGFDLIFSLLVVLVSYLLILTSILRMSSAEGRHKAFSTCGSHLTVVIVFYGTLLFMYVQPESSHSFDTDKVASIFYTLVIPMLNPLIYSLRNKDVKCALHRMWKKTCNLFY; this is encoded by the coding sequence ATGGAAACACACAATGGAACAGTGCTAAATGAATTCATCCTTATGGGAATTACCAACCACCCTGAGCTGCAGGCTCCATTGTTTGGGCTCTTCCTCATCATCTACATGATCTCAGTGGTGGGCAACTTGGGCATGATCATCCTCACCAAGATGGACTCCAAGCTACAgacacccatgtacttctttcttagACACCTCGCTTTTACAGATCTTGGTTATTCAACAACTGTGGGACCCAAAATGTTAgtaaattttgttgaggatcaAAATGTAATCTCCTATTATTCTTGTGCTATACAGCTAGCtttctttcttgtgtttattGTTAGCGAAATTTTTATTCTGTCAGCAATGtcttatgaccgctatgtggccatctgtaaccctCTCCTCTACCCAGTCATCATGTCACAAAGAGTGTGCTGGGTGCTAGTAGTGATCCCCTATGTCTACAGCACGTTTGTGTCTCTTTTCGTCaccataaaattatttaatttatctttctgtggcTACAGAGTTATCAGTCATTTTTACTGTGACAGTCTTCCTTTGTTATCTTTGCTCTGCTCAAATACACATGAAGTAGAAAGGATTATTCTGATTTTAGCTGGatttgatttaattttctctcttctggTAGTTCTTGTGTCTTACCTTCTCATCCTCACATCCATTCTCAGGATGAGCTCTGCTGAAGGTAGGCACAAGGCTTTTTCTACCTGTGGATCCCACTTGACTGTGGTCATAGTGTTCTACGGGACTTTACTGTTTATGTATGTGCAACCAGAGTCCAGCCATTCCTTTGACACTGATAAAGTGGCTTCCATATTTTATACTCTCGTTATCCCTATGTTGAATCCCTTAATCTATAGCTTGAGGAATAAAGATGTAAAATGTGCACTACATAGGATGTGGAAAAAAACATGCAACCTTTTTTATTAA